The region CGCGTTTCAAGGCACGTCAGCGCTAACCTTTTTTGCTGTGATTTTTTATGTAACTCTCTCTGGCTATTGAGATTTGGCCGCACCGCATCCCTTGGTGCGGCATTTTTTGTTTATTTTTTATACGCATTCTCCAAATGATACAAGGCCGCCTGAATTTCAGACGGCCTTGTTAATATAACCCTCGTTTATTTACTCAATCTCAAACCCATCTTGATCCCATAAGGTCTTTTTCACCAATTGGTCATTTTGATACACGGCTTCTGATTTTTTCGAACCGTCTTCATACCAATCCAACACAATGCCGTTGCGGCGGCCGTTTCTAAACGACATCTCAGTCAATAATCGACCGGATTCGTCCCAACTGAGCATTTCCATCGGCTGATCGTTCACCATCTTCATTTCCGTTTTTGGGCTGCCATCGGCATACCATTGCTTCCAATAGCCGTTAGCCTTATCGTTTTTAAACTGTATTTCGCTCTCTTTATTGCCGTTTCGGTAATAGCGTGCGCCGACACCGTTGCTTAAGCCGTTTAAATACGGCATAACTGCTGATTTTTTGCCATTTGGATACCAGTTGATCCATTCGCCATTAGGCTTACCATTGCGGTAGCTGCCGACCATTTTTTTCTGACCGTTGAAATGCCATAAGGTTAATGTGCCATTATCCAACACCGGTACAAACACCTTAATCTGACTGGTTTGCACCTGATAAGGATCAGAATATTTTTTCATTGATGGATAATAGAAATCCTGCACCTGCGCCAAACCGGCGTTAACTTTATACTGGCGCACGTAAGCCACAGACGACATGGTCGCGGTAATCTTACCTTGCTGATTAAAGTACACAGAATGAGTTTGCGCCCAAGCCGCCGCTGATCCTGCACTCATCGCCACCGACACCAAACCCATTGTTAAAAACCGGTTCATTTTCATCATCCATATAGAAAGCCTAGCGCTATTGCAATAAACCTTCATTTATTTACATGCTTGATTATCGTGCAATATTCAGAAAATCAAGTATTATTTTTCAATTTAACCATTATAAAACAAAGTACCTATATTTGTTAAATACAATATTTTTATATCATTGATTAAGACGGTTTTTACCAAACGCAAATTCATTTATTAAAATGATAACGGAATAATCTGGTTTTTAAACCGATATAGCAAATAAACATAATCTTCGATACAATTCCACCATGGCCTATTCAGAAGACTTCAAACAACTCGTACTCAAAAAACTCCGTCAAGGATGGACGATTCGCAGAGCCGCAAAAGAATTCGGCATCGCCATCTCCACCATCACACTTTGGAGACGCCCTCCGGCTCCTCAAGCCCCTCCAAAGCAACGGAAAACCCGCAAAATCAGCGTCCAAGCACTGCTCGAAGATGTTGAGCGTTATCCCGATGCCTATTGCTATGAAAGAGCGCAACGCTTTGGCTGTTCCCATACTGCCATACACAAAGCATTAAAGCGATACAACATCAGCTACAAAAAAAGACCAACCGCCACCCGAAAGCCAACAGAGGGCTCAGAAAAAACTTCCTGAAGTTACTGCACCGCTACATCCGCCGTAACCGTCCGGTTGTTTATTTAGACGAGAGCGGATTCAGAACATCCTGTTACCGGCCTTACGCTTATGCGCCAAAAAGCCGGCGCTGTTATGCGCTCCATGATTGGCAGGGACATCATCAGACCAATGCTATTGGGGCGTTATTTCACGGCAAACTGTTTGCCGTCGGGTTGTTTGATTGCAGTATTGACCGCCGAATATTTGACGCTTGGGTGGAGCGGATTTTGATTCCGGAGCTACCGCAAAACAGTGTGGTGGTGATGGATAATGCGACGTTTCATAAGGGGAATGCTTTAGCACTTCTGAAGGAGAAAGGCCATACTGTGTTATGGCTTCCGCCCTATAGCCCTGATCTGAATCAGATAGAGAAAAAGTGGGCTTGGATTAAAGGTGTTAGGAATCGGCTGCGAATTATGGATGTGGATTGTCTGTTTCAGATGTGTATCGATAAATAAGTTTGTTTGCTATATATCACACATAAGCAAGGCCGTCTGAAACCTGCAGCTATTCAACCCCCAAGCCACAAAAAACCGCCCTGCATTCGCAGGGCGGTTAATAGTTTAGACTAATCTTTTCAGACAACCTTATTTGTTCAATTCATTGGCCAGATACAGCCAAGTTTCGATAACGGTATCCGGATTCAGAGACACGCTTTCGATGCCTTCTTCCACCAGCCATTTGGCAAAATCAGGGTGATCGGAAGGGCCTTGGCCGCAGATGCCGACATATTTGTTTTGTTTGCGGCAGGCAGAAATCGCCAAATGCAGCATCACTTTAACCGCCGCATTACGTTCGTCAAATGTTGCCGCAATCGGACCGCCGCTGTCTCGGTCCACGCCCAGCGTCAGTTGGGTCATGTCGTTTGAACCGATGGAGAAGCCGTCAAAGTATTGCAGGAACTGTTCGGCCAGCAATGCGTTGCTCGGTACTTCGCACATCATAATCAGACGCAAACCGTTTTTACCGCGTTCCAAACCGTTTTCTTTCAAGGCCTTAACCACCAATTCAGCTTCCGCCAAAGTACGGATAAACGGAATCATGATTTCAACGTTGGTCAGACCCATTTCGTCACGGACACGTTTCAGGGCTTTACATTCCAGCGCAAAGCAGTCGGCAAAATCTTCCGACACATAACGTGCCGCCCCACGGAAGCCCAACATCGGGTTTTCTTCGTGCGGTTCGTAAATATTGCCGCCGACCAGATTGGCATATTCGTTGGATTTGAAGTCGGACATGCGGACGATGGTTTTACGGGGATAAACCGAAGCGGCCAGAGTTGCCACACCTTCGGCGATTTTATCGACATAGAAATCCACCGGAGAAGCATAACCGGCAATACGGCGGGTAATTTCGGCTTTCAGCTCGTCGTCTTGTTTGTCAAATTCCAACAAGGCTTTCGGGTGGATACCGATTTGGCGGTTGATGATAAATTCCATGCGTGCCAAGCCGATACCTTCGCTAGGCAGACCGGAGAAGCTGAACGCCAATTCAGGATTGCCGACGTTCATCATCACTTTTACCGGTGCTTTCGGCATATTGTCCAAAGCCACATCGGTAACGTTTACTTCCAACAAACCTTCGTAAATCAGGCCGGTGTCGCCTTCGGCACACGATACGGTTACTTCCTGACCGGCATGAAGACGGCTTGTCGCATCGCCGCAGCCGACAACCGCAGGAATGCCCAATTCACGGGCAATAATCGCTGCGTGGCAGGTACGGCCGCCACGATTGGTTACAATCGCAGAAGCACGTTTCATCACCGGCTCCCAATCCGGGTCGGTCATATCGGTTACCAACACGTCGCCCGCTTCCACACTTTCCATTTCTGAAGCGTCTTTAACCAAACGTACTTTGCCTTGGCCGACTTTCTGACCGATAGCACGGCCTTCGGCCAATACTTTTTTCTCACCGCTGATGGCATAGCGGCGCAGGCTGCGGCTACCGTCTTCCTGCGATTTAACGGTTTCCGGACGGGCTTGCAGAATATACAGTTTACCGTCGATACCGTCTCGACCCCATTCGATGTCCATCGGACGGCCGTAGTGTTTTTCGATAATCAGAGCGTAATGCGCCAACTCGGTTACTTCTTCGTCGGTAATCGAGAAGCGGTTGCGGTCTGCTTCAGGCACGTCGATATTGGCCACCGATTTACCGGCTTCGGCTTTATCGGTGAAAATCATTTTAATCTGTTTCGAACCCATGGTTTTACGCAGAATGGCCGGTTTGCCCGCTTTCAGCGTCGGTTTGAATACATAGAATTCGTCAGGATTTACCGCACCCTGCACCACGTTTTCGCCCAAACCGTAAGACGAGGTAACAAATACCACTTGGTCGTAACCGGATTCGGTATCGATGGTAAACATCACGCCTGACGAACCGCTGTCGGAACGCACCATGCGCTGCACACCGGCAGACAGGGCAACGATGTCGTGTTCAAAACCTTTGTGAACACGGTAAGAAATGGCACGATCATTATACAGCGAAGCAAACACATGGTGCATGGCTTCTT is a window of Neisseria yangbaofengii DNA encoding:
- a CDS encoding toxin-antitoxin system YwqK family antitoxin, translating into MNRFLTMGLVSVAMSAGSAAAWAQTHSVYFNQQGKITATMSSVAYVRQYKVNAGLAQVQDFYYPSMKKYSDPYQVQTSQIKVFVPVLDNGTLTLWHFNGQKKMVGSYRNGKPNGEWINWYPNGKKSAVMPYLNGLSNGVGARYYRNGNKESEIQFKNDKANGYWKQWYADGSPKTEMKMVNDQPMEMLSWDESGRLLTEMSFRNGRRNGIVLDWYEDGSKKSEAVYQNDQLVKKTLWDQDGFEIE
- a CDS encoding IS630 transposase-related protein, with amino-acid sequence MAYSEDFKQLVLKKLRQGWTIRRAAKEFGIAISTITLWRRPPAPQAPPKQRKTRKISVQALLEDVERYPDAYCYERAQRFGCSHTAIHKALKRYNISYKKRPTATRKPTEGSEKTS
- a CDS encoding IS630 family transposase, which produces MQHQLQKKTNRHPKANRGLRKNFLKLLHRYIRRNRPVVYLDESGFRTSCYRPYAYAPKSRRCYALHDWQGHHQTNAIGALFHGKLFAVGLFDCSIDRRIFDAWVERILIPELPQNSVVVMDNATFHKGNALALLKEKGHTVLWLPPYSPDLNQIEKKWAWIKGVRNRLRIMDVDCLFQMCIDK
- the ppsA gene encoding phosphoenolpyruvate synthase is translated as MAANYVIWFENLRMTDVESVGGKNASLGEMISQLTEKGVRVPGGFATTADAYRAFLAHEGLSDRISAALAGLDVDDVAELARVGKEIRQWILDTPFPEQLNNEIEAAWNKMVADAGSEDISVAVRSSATAEDLPDASFAGQQETFLNINGLENVKEAMHHVFASLYNDRAISYRVHKGFEHDIVALSAGVQRMVRSDSGSSGVMFTIDTESGYDQVVFVTSSYGLGENVVQGAVNPDEFYVFKPTLKAGKPAILRKTMGSKQIKMIFTDKAEAGKSVANIDVPEADRNRFSITDEEVTELAHYALIIEKHYGRPMDIEWGRDGIDGKLYILQARPETVKSQEDGSRSLRRYAISGEKKVLAEGRAIGQKVGQGKVRLVKDASEMESVEAGDVLVTDMTDPDWEPVMKRASAIVTNRGGRTCHAAIIARELGIPAVVGCGDATSRLHAGQEVTVSCAEGDTGLIYEGLLEVNVTDVALDNMPKAPVKVMMNVGNPELAFSFSGLPSEGIGLARMEFIINRQIGIHPKALLEFDKQDDELKAEITRRIAGYASPVDFYVDKIAEGVATLAASVYPRKTIVRMSDFKSNEYANLVGGNIYEPHEENPMLGFRGAARYVSEDFADCFALECKALKRVRDEMGLTNVEIMIPFIRTLAEAELVVKALKENGLERGKNGLRLIMMCEVPSNALLAEQFLQYFDGFSIGSNDMTQLTLGVDRDSGGPIAATFDERNAAVKVMLHLAISACRKQNKYVGICGQGPSDHPDFAKWLVEEGIESVSLNPDTVIETWLYLANELNK